One genomic window of Paeniglutamicibacter sp. Y32M11 includes the following:
- a CDS encoding MarR family winged helix-turn-helix transcriptional regulator: MPNDPASLRSSTAAWEALFRAQVTVMREIQKLPEFKALSTKEYDVLFNLSRCPSGSSRLTDLNQYLLISQPSLSRMAERLESKGLLSRHPDPTDQRAVLFTLTEEGARLQKAVGREHIKGIHALIGKALSAEEFETLQELSTKLRLHMEAR; this comes from the coding sequence ATGCCTAACGATCCAGCTTCATTGCGTTCGTCAACCGCCGCGTGGGAGGCACTCTTCCGGGCACAGGTAACCGTGATGCGCGAAATTCAGAAGCTTCCGGAATTCAAGGCGTTGAGCACCAAGGAATACGACGTGCTCTTCAATCTCTCGCGCTGCCCCTCGGGATCCAGCCGACTCACGGATTTGAACCAGTACCTGCTCATTTCCCAGCCGAGCCTGAGCCGCATGGCCGAACGTTTGGAGTCCAAGGGCCTGCTTTCCCGCCATCCCGACCCCACCGATCAGCGCGCGGTACTCTTCACCCTGACTGAGGAGGGCGCTAGGCTGCAAAAGGCCGTGGGCCGCGAGCACATCAAGGGCATCCATGCCCTGATCGGCAAGGCTTTATCCGCTGAGGAGTTCGAAACGCTCCAAGAGCTGAGCACCAAATTGCGCCTGCACATGGAAGCACGCTAA
- a CDS encoding GNAT family N-acetyltransferase has protein sequence MKLRTETPADRPNIHKLTIRAFTNPDSVTTPGEAGLLAELYACDGYLPEYSVVAEVNGHIVGHVIATRGWLDGDIPLLGLGPLSVDPASQKQGIGAALLAEIRLRATQNGERAIVLLGHIEYYTRFGYVPAIPSGIIPSDSSWGDYFMVLNLSTAPLPKGKFRYAEPFGV, from the coding sequence ATGAAACTTCGTACCGAGACGCCTGCGGACCGGCCTAACATCCATAAGCTGACAATTCGCGCCTTCACCAACCCCGATTCCGTCACAACGCCCGGTGAAGCTGGGTTGCTTGCCGAACTCTACGCGTGCGACGGGTACCTGCCCGAGTATTCCGTGGTGGCAGAGGTTAACGGACACATCGTTGGACACGTGATTGCCACACGTGGGTGGCTCGACGGGGACATCCCGCTGCTGGGTCTTGGTCCGCTGTCGGTGGACCCTGCGAGCCAGAAACAGGGAATTGGTGCAGCACTTTTGGCGGAGATCCGGCTCCGGGCCACGCAGAATGGTGAACGCGCCATCGTGCTGCTGGGGCACATCGAGTACTACACCCGTTTCGGATACGTCCCGGCCATCCCCAGCGGAATCATTCCTTCCGATAGTTCCTGGGGCGACTACTTCATGGTGCTTAATCTATCGACAGCGCCGCTGCCGAAGGGCAAGTTTCGTTATGCGGAACCGTTTGGGGTCTAG
- a CDS encoding SPW repeat protein, which yields MKRWTAWQNWVAVAAGVYTVVAMTWTTAVGSSNAYMLTGGVVLAVIGAINLAAPGMPAAEWIQLIVAALVIASPWMGNFAMNTPGVAWNTWIPGAVALVASVMAVQPAMKVYREHHPMGSH from the coding sequence ATGAAGCGATGGACTGCATGGCAAAATTGGGTCGCCGTGGCCGCTGGTGTCTATACGGTCGTGGCCATGACGTGGACAACCGCAGTCGGATCATCGAACGCGTACATGCTCACCGGTGGTGTCGTTCTGGCGGTTATCGGAGCCATCAACCTCGCAGCACCGGGCATGCCCGCGGCCGAATGGATTCAGCTGATCGTGGCAGCACTGGTGATTGCGTCACCGTGGATGGGTAATTTCGCAATGAACACTCCAGGCGTTGCATGGAATACCTGGATCCCAGGAGCCGTGGCACTGGTTGCTTCGGTGATGGCCGTTCAACCCGCAATGAAGGTCTACCGCGAGCATCACCCCATGGGTTCGCACTAG
- a CDS encoding DUF4287 domain-containing protein encodes MSEPIKGPKSYFPSIETKYGHPIEHWMTLLGTVSGQKHLEQVNWLKVEHGIGHGHANALVHVYRAEHQQ; translated from the coding sequence ATGAGTGAACCGATAAAGGGTCCTAAATCCTATTTCCCGTCCATTGAAACTAAGTACGGTCACCCGATCGAGCACTGGATGACGTTGCTGGGAACAGTTTCTGGACAGAAGCACCTTGAGCAGGTGAACTGGCTGAAGGTTGAGCACGGTATCGGACACGGACATGCAAATGCGTTAGTCCACGTGTACCGGGCAGAACACCAGCAATAA
- a CDS encoding D-alanyl-D-alanine carboxypeptidase family protein: MLVNKVYPLVPRKYTPKLRTISGTDVRLRPEAAAAYKKLLAAARKDGVRIRLTSGYRSYSVQAGLLEKYTRAYGLDYALRIAARPGTSEHQTGLAIDVGNPSRACALRDCFATTKVGRWMAKKAPKYGFILRYPEGQESVTGYKYEPWHFRFVGVTQAKSMAGFKSLEHYYGVSKASTKTPKTSKSAQGTKITTANLNLRTGPSTSESIIKTVKKGSKVQLAGKSSGVWIKVKHGGKTGWMSSDYLR; this comes from the coding sequence GTGCTGGTCAATAAGGTCTATCCATTGGTGCCACGGAAATACACACCCAAACTGCGGACCATCTCTGGCACTGATGTCCGGCTGCGCCCCGAAGCTGCTGCCGCCTACAAAAAACTGTTGGCCGCCGCGCGCAAAGACGGTGTGCGCATCAGGCTGACCTCCGGCTATCGGTCCTATTCGGTTCAGGCTGGCTTGCTCGAGAAATACACGCGAGCCTACGGGCTGGACTATGCACTTCGGATCGCAGCTCGTCCGGGAACCTCCGAACACCAGACTGGCCTGGCCATCGACGTGGGAAATCCCAGCCGAGCTTGCGCCCTGCGTGACTGCTTTGCCACCACCAAGGTTGGACGGTGGATGGCCAAGAAAGCCCCCAAATACGGGTTCATCCTGCGATATCCCGAGGGCCAAGAATCCGTCACCGGCTACAAATATGAGCCATGGCATTTCCGCTTCGTCGGTGTAACACAGGCAAAGTCCATGGCAGGTTTTAAGTCCCTCGAGCATTACTACGGCGTCAGCAAGGCATCAACCAAGACCCCAAAAACTAGCAAATCTGCTCAGGGCACCAAAATAACAACCGCCAATCTGAACTTGCGAACCGGGCCCTCCACCAGCGAATCCATCATCAAGACCGTCAAAAAAGGGTCAAAGGTACAGCTGGCAGGGAAGAGCTCTGGCGTCTGGATCAAGGTGAAACACGGTGGCAAGACCGGTTGGATGAGCTCCGACTACTTGCGCTAA
- a CDS encoding ABC-F family ATP-binding cassette domain-containing protein, protein MTATLVAKDLAGGHAHRTLFSSLSFTVSPGDVIGVVGANGAGKSTLLRLLAGVDEPLGGTISSAPDGAFIGWLPQEHERIEGETIEGYLARRTGCAAATAAMESTAEALGSGAPGSDDAYATAFDHWMASGAADLEDRAPATLAELGFTLPINTLMTALSGGQVARVALAALLLSRFDLVLLDEPTNDLDLAGLERLESFVSSLRTGVVLVSHDREFLARCVTRIVELDLAQNQVAVYDGGYDSYLEERAINRRHAREAYDEFADKKADLVTRARTQREWSSQGVRNAMKKNPDNDKMRRKASNESSEKQAQKVRQMESRIKRLDEVIEPRKEWVLQFEIAAAPRSSTVVATLNDAAITLGDFTFGPISAQVNAGDRIGITGPNGAGKSTLLKLLLGHLSPDAGSASMGSNVAIGEIDQSRSYLGEDSVLGDAFELAVPDMSPAEARTLLAKFGLKAHQSASLVRDLSPGERTRAGLALLQGRGVNLLVLDEPTNHLDLPAIEQLEEALEAYEGALLLVTHDRRLLDNVRLDSRWQVEAGNVSISVVS, encoded by the coding sequence ATGACAGCAACACTCGTGGCCAAAGACCTTGCAGGTGGCCACGCCCACCGCACACTCTTCTCTTCCCTCAGCTTCACCGTTTCCCCCGGGGACGTCATCGGTGTGGTCGGTGCCAACGGGGCCGGCAAGTCCACGCTGCTGCGGCTTCTTGCCGGTGTTGACGAACCCCTAGGCGGCACCATCTCCAGCGCCCCCGACGGAGCCTTCATCGGTTGGCTGCCTCAGGAACACGAACGCATCGAGGGTGAAACCATCGAGGGCTATCTGGCCCGGCGCACGGGTTGTGCCGCGGCAACCGCGGCCATGGAGTCAACCGCCGAAGCTTTGGGATCCGGTGCACCGGGCAGCGATGACGCCTACGCCACCGCTTTTGATCACTGGATGGCATCGGGTGCCGCCGACCTTGAGGACCGAGCACCGGCGACGCTGGCCGAGCTCGGATTCACCCTGCCCATCAACACGTTGATGACCGCGCTCTCCGGTGGCCAGGTGGCCCGCGTGGCGCTGGCTGCGCTATTGCTCTCGCGCTTCGATTTGGTGCTGCTTGACGAACCCACCAACGACCTTGACTTGGCAGGCCTAGAGCGGCTCGAGTCCTTCGTCTCCTCTCTGCGCACCGGTGTCGTATTGGTATCCCACGACCGCGAATTCTTGGCCCGCTGCGTAACCCGCATCGTTGAGCTGGATCTGGCACAGAACCAGGTCGCCGTCTACGACGGTGGTTATGACTCCTACCTCGAGGAACGCGCCATCAACCGGCGCCATGCTCGTGAGGCCTACGACGAGTTCGCCGATAAAAAGGCCGACCTGGTGACCCGCGCGCGCACCCAGCGCGAATGGTCATCCCAGGGCGTGCGTAATGCCATGAAGAAGAACCCCGACAACGACAAGATGCGTCGCAAAGCCTCCAACGAGTCCTCCGAGAAGCAGGCCCAGAAGGTCCGCCAGATGGAATCCCGCATCAAGCGGCTGGACGAGGTCATCGAGCCACGGAAGGAATGGGTGCTGCAATTCGAAATAGCTGCTGCCCCGCGTTCCTCTACCGTGGTCGCCACGCTGAATGACGCGGCCATCACACTGGGCGATTTCACCTTCGGGCCGATTTCGGCTCAGGTGAACGCGGGCGACAGAATCGGGATCACTGGCCCCAACGGTGCCGGCAAATCCACGTTGCTGAAGTTGCTGCTGGGTCATCTTTCTCCCGATGCTGGCTCAGCGTCCATGGGATCTAATGTGGCCATCGGCGAGATTGATCAGTCCCGTAGTTATCTCGGGGAAGACTCCGTGCTGGGTGATGCCTTTGAACTGGCCGTCCCGGACATGTCCCCGGCCGAGGCCCGGACCTTGTTAGCCAAGTTTGGGCTCAAGGCCCACCAGAGCGCATCGTTGGTGCGTGATCTGTCTCCGGGCGAGCGGACCCGAGCTGGCCTAGCCCTTTTGCAGGGTCGCGGGGTTAACCTTTTGGTGCTGGACGAACCCACCAACCACCTTGACCTCCCGGCCATCGAACAGCTGGAGGAGGCGTTGGAAGCCTACGAGGGAGCATTGCTACTGGTGACCCACGACCGCCGACTACTGGACAACGTACGGCTCGATTCCCGTTGGCAGGTTGAGGCCGGAAACGTCAGCATCTCGGTGGTCTCCTAA
- a CDS encoding 6-phospho-beta-glucosidase: MKLTIIGGGGFRVPQIFEALSGDNDSVRITELCLFDADPQRVLTIQAVLNQMVSSLPRPPRVTTASGLDEAITGARFIFSAMRISGTAGRIMDERIALNLGVLGQETTGPGGLAYALRTLPHARDLARRVARLAPEAIVINFTNPAGIITEAMRESLGDRVVGICDTPIGLIRRAVHAIGATDRQVDFDYVGLNHLGWLRSLVVDGEDKLPALLDDDAALESIEEARLMGLDWIRALGAIPNEYLYYYYFQREATARLRGSGQTRGEFLHDQQGHFYELACEHPDSALELWQRTKHEREASYMAESRPEDQRSNREASDIEGGGYQQVALDLMTALLGGAPATMILNVANRGLVPQLPDEAVIEVPCRVTSAGIAPMNIAPVTGEMLGLLQQLKAVEQLVIAAAKDKSETLAWRALAAHPLVDSISVAKQLLQTYKEQIPGVAEVFLTP, from the coding sequence ATGAAACTCACCATTATCGGCGGTGGCGGGTTCCGGGTACCGCAGATCTTTGAAGCGCTTTCGGGGGACAACGATTCGGTGCGGATCACCGAGCTGTGCCTTTTTGACGCCGATCCCCAGCGGGTGCTCACCATCCAAGCGGTGCTTAATCAAATGGTGTCCTCCCTGCCTCGCCCGCCGCGAGTCACCACCGCCAGTGGATTGGATGAGGCCATCACCGGGGCCAGATTCATCTTCTCCGCCATGCGCATCTCGGGTACCGCAGGGCGCATTATGGACGAACGCATCGCCCTGAATCTCGGTGTGCTGGGCCAAGAAACCACCGGTCCCGGCGGGCTGGCCTATGCGTTGCGCACCTTGCCGCACGCCCGCGACCTCGCGCGGCGGGTGGCCAGACTCGCCCCGGAGGCGATCGTCATCAACTTCACCAATCCCGCCGGCATTATTACCGAAGCCATGCGTGAGTCACTGGGCGATCGCGTGGTGGGCATCTGCGATACCCCCATCGGACTGATTCGACGCGCCGTGCATGCCATCGGGGCCACCGATCGCCAGGTCGACTTCGACTACGTGGGCCTGAACCATCTGGGGTGGTTGCGCAGCCTAGTGGTGGATGGGGAAGACAAATTGCCCGCGTTGTTGGACGATGACGCGGCGCTGGAGTCGATCGAGGAAGCCCGCCTCATGGGCTTGGACTGGATCAGGGCGCTGGGCGCGATACCCAATGAATACCTTTACTACTACTACTTTCAACGTGAGGCCACCGCGCGGCTACGCGGTTCGGGGCAAACCCGTGGCGAGTTTCTGCATGACCAGCAGGGACATTTTTACGAGCTAGCTTGCGAGCACCCTGATAGCGCCCTGGAGCTGTGGCAGCGGACCAAACATGAACGTGAGGCCAGCTACATGGCCGAAAGTCGGCCCGAAGATCAGCGCAGCAACCGGGAAGCCTCGGATATTGAGGGTGGGGGGTATCAACAGGTCGCCCTAGACCTCATGACGGCGTTACTCGGCGGAGCACCAGCAACCATGATCTTGAATGTGGCCAATCGGGGTCTGGTGCCGCAGCTGCCCGATGAAGCGGTGATCGAGGTTCCATGCAGGGTAACGAGTGCTGGCATTGCCCCGATGAACATTGCTCCTGTCACCGGGGAAATGCTCGGGCTATTGCAGCAACTCAAGGCCGTGGAGCAACTGGTGATCGCCGCAGCGAAGGACAAAAGCGAAACTCTGGCCTGGAGGGCGCTGGCCGCACACCCGTTGGTGGATTCAATCTCCGTGGCCAAGCAGCTGCTTCAGACCTATAAGGAACAGATTCCAGGAGTGGCCGAGGTTTTTCTGACACCCTAA
- a CDS encoding PfkB family carbohydrate kinase: MLETAAEPGPELDLFLTGSLFFDIIFTGLPTEPRPGTEVWAEGMGSVPGGIANLAVAAARLGLSTGLSAGFGDDAYGAWSWSLLAEQEGIDLSRSRIFSGWHSALTVSLARGGDRSMVTHGHPIPISDKELIGIPPTSRAMITELTLPGNEQPWWVDSVPDQGKIFAAVGWDPTEKWDTAMLSDLDLCHGFLPNHVEAMAYSRTSSPEAALSALADRAPLVVITQGVDGAMAVDASTGERAQVPSLPVPAIDPTGAGDVFSAGIVLGTLAGWPLEQRLLFSTLCSALAVSHFGGSLASPGWGDISDWWASKKLRARENAECAAIAKRYGFLDEVLSQHKLNAVRRAEATFGLLTEAEAHYRPNEPLRPAAET; this comes from the coding sequence GTGCTGGAGACGGCAGCAGAGCCCGGCCCCGAGCTTGATCTATTCCTCACCGGATCACTCTTCTTCGACATCATCTTCACCGGCCTGCCCACCGAGCCGCGACCCGGCACCGAAGTCTGGGCCGAAGGCATGGGCTCGGTGCCCGGCGGCATTGCGAATCTGGCGGTGGCTGCCGCCAGGCTGGGTCTGTCCACCGGCCTCTCGGCGGGATTCGGCGACGATGCTTACGGTGCTTGGTCCTGGTCACTGTTGGCGGAGCAGGAGGGCATCGATTTGAGCCGGTCACGAATCTTTTCCGGCTGGCACTCGGCACTCACCGTTTCTCTGGCCCGCGGCGGGGACCGTTCCATGGTCACCCATGGCCACCCGATTCCCATCAGCGACAAGGAACTCATCGGCATCCCGCCCACCTCGCGGGCCATGATCACCGAGCTGACATTGCCCGGCAACGAGCAGCCCTGGTGGGTTGATTCCGTCCCGGATCAGGGCAAGATTTTCGCCGCCGTCGGCTGGGATCCCACCGAAAAGTGGGATACCGCGATGCTCAGCGATCTGGACCTCTGCCACGGTTTTTTGCCTAACCATGTTGAGGCCATGGCCTACTCGCGCACCTCCTCGCCCGAAGCCGCGCTGAGTGCGCTGGCTGACCGCGCACCGCTAGTGGTCATCACCCAGGGCGTGGACGGTGCCATGGCGGTTGACGCCTCTACCGGCGAACGAGCGCAGGTGCCCAGTCTCCCGGTGCCTGCGATTGATCCAACGGGCGCCGGCGATGTCTTTTCAGCCGGTATCGTGCTTGGCACCCTGGCCGGATGGCCGCTCGAGCAGCGACTGCTTTTCTCCACGCTCTGCTCGGCTTTGGCGGTGAGCCACTTCGGCGGATCCCTGGCCTCGCCCGGCTGGGGAGATATTTCCGACTGGTGGGCGTCCAAAAAACTGCGAGCCAGGGAAAATGCCGAATGTGCAGCCATCGCCAAGCGCTACGGATTTCTCGACGAGGTCCTGTCCCAGCACAAGCTCAACGCGGTGCGCCGTGCCGAAGCCACCTTCGGATTGCTGACCGAGGCCGAAGCTCACTACCGTCCCAACGAGCCTTTGCGCCCGGCCGCAGAGACATAA
- a CDS encoding ABC transporter substrate-binding protein, translated as MFPRGKTFTGTLIAAALALTLAACTPGSEAPAPSAPATGAAINKDVASMGDVTLTVWDQEVRGGQNEQMTKLNAAFEAKYPNVSIKRNSQSFEDLGKTLRLALSGTDAPDVVQANNARNTMGAFVKAGQLLPLDGWADAYGWNERYPASVLKYSQYSTDGTTFGSGSIYGLPQVGEIVGVFYSKKKLESLDLTLPADWAGFESAIVTAKEAGETPLLLGNIEKWPAGHVFGPIQGAKVPPEQIEKLGFGNAGASWITPENQAAAQTLADWNAKGYFNKGVNGTEYDAAWQKLTKGEGVFLMGGSWMAADLADAMGEDVGFFVPPATAGDGAQTTGGTGLPFTVTAKTKNPDLAAAYIDFITNDEAMGILADTGNLPVLNTSTYAPETGALKDVFTAFESVTTDGVLLPYLDYATPTMGDTLGDSLQGLLEGKLDAPAFTEAMEADYAGFTQGK; from the coding sequence ATGTTTCCCCGAGGCAAAACCTTCACCGGCACCCTGATCGCCGCGGCCCTAGCATTAACTCTTGCTGCGTGCACCCCAGGTTCCGAGGCTCCAGCCCCTTCGGCCCCCGCCACGGGCGCCGCGATCAACAAGGACGTAGCGTCAATGGGCGATGTCACGCTCACGGTCTGGGATCAGGAGGTCCGCGGCGGGCAGAACGAACAAATGACCAAGCTGAATGCCGCCTTCGAGGCGAAATACCCCAATGTGAGCATCAAACGTAATTCCCAGTCCTTCGAGGATCTGGGCAAGACTCTGCGGCTAGCCCTCTCTGGCACCGATGCCCCGGACGTGGTCCAAGCCAACAATGCTCGCAACACCATGGGCGCATTCGTGAAGGCCGGCCAATTACTGCCACTGGACGGCTGGGCCGATGCCTACGGCTGGAATGAGCGATATCCCGCCTCGGTGCTGAAGTACTCGCAGTATTCTACTGACGGCACGACCTTCGGCTCGGGTTCGATCTACGGCTTGCCACAGGTCGGAGAGATCGTGGGCGTCTTTTACTCCAAGAAGAAGCTCGAGTCCTTGGACCTGACGCTCCCGGCCGATTGGGCAGGGTTCGAATCGGCCATCGTCACGGCCAAGGAGGCTGGCGAAACCCCCTTGCTCCTGGGCAACATCGAGAAGTGGCCGGCAGGTCACGTCTTTGGCCCCATTCAGGGCGCAAAGGTCCCCCCGGAGCAGATCGAGAAGCTCGGCTTCGGCAATGCCGGTGCCTCGTGGATAACTCCCGAAAATCAAGCCGCGGCACAGACCCTGGCGGACTGGAACGCCAAGGGTTACTTCAACAAGGGGGTGAACGGCACCGAGTACGACGCCGCATGGCAGAAGCTGACCAAGGGCGAAGGCGTATTCCTGATGGGCGGATCGTGGATGGCCGCCGACTTGGCCGATGCCATGGGCGAGGACGTAGGGTTCTTTGTTCCTCCCGCCACGGCCGGGGACGGAGCACAAACTACCGGAGGCACCGGATTGCCGTTCACCGTGACGGCCAAAACCAAAAACCCCGACCTGGCTGCCGCCTACATCGACTTCATCACCAACGATGAGGCCATGGGCATCTTGGCCGACACCGGGAACCTGCCGGTGCTCAACACCTCCACCTATGCGCCGGAAACCGGGGCGCTCAAGGATGTGTTCACCGCCTTCGAATCGGTGACCACCGACGGGGTATTGCTGCCCTACCTTGACTACGCGACACCCACCATGGGAGACACCCTCGGCGACTCGCTGCAGGGACTGCTCGAGGGCAAACTGGACGCACCGGCATTCACCGAGGCCATGGAAGCTGACTATGCGGGCTTCACCCAAGGAAAGTAG